In Pseudoduganella albidiflava, a single window of DNA contains:
- a CDS encoding GAF domain-containing protein, with translation MSPRVRLDTIRECFEGVIPAVLATSDRDGMPNVSYLTQVQYVDREHVALSYQFFNKTRANILANPQVKMIVVSPQTAAQYQLTMQFQRTETSGALFESMRAKLAGIASHVGMCGVFQLLGSDVFRVTDVALLPGERLPAPAGERNLLAALRVCSERLQGCRDLDRLFDETLRCLDEKFGIDHAMLLMLDAPGASLYTVASHGYTDSGIGSEIAMGEGVIGVAARMRTPIRIGHMTTEYGYGRAIRAQLEDSARAGELAEQIPLPGLPGSRSQLAVPISAGERTLGVLYVESDQDLRFTYDDEDALVALAAQFGLAMTVLQGAAPEPAAVAAPAQLPVTAGEPLVIRHFSATDSVFFGDDYLIKGVAGRVLWSLVQDYVQRGRSAFTNRELRLDPRIRLPDVNDNLEARLVLLARRLAERNCPVRIEKTGRGTFRLAVQRPLALVAVG, from the coding sequence ATGAGCCCCCGGGTCCGGCTCGATACGATCCGCGAATGCTTCGAAGGCGTGATCCCGGCCGTGCTGGCCACGTCCGACCGCGACGGCATGCCGAACGTGTCCTACCTCACGCAGGTGCAATATGTCGACCGCGAACACGTGGCCCTGTCGTACCAGTTCTTCAACAAGACCCGTGCCAACATCCTGGCCAATCCCCAGGTGAAGATGATCGTCGTCAGCCCGCAGACGGCGGCGCAATACCAGTTGACGATGCAGTTCCAGCGCACCGAAACCAGCGGAGCGCTGTTCGAAAGCATGCGTGCCAAGCTGGCTGGTATCGCCTCGCACGTCGGCATGTGCGGCGTGTTCCAGCTATTGGGGTCGGATGTGTTCCGCGTTACGGACGTGGCGCTGCTGCCCGGCGAGCGGCTGCCGGCGCCAGCGGGCGAGCGCAACCTGCTGGCCGCTCTGCGCGTGTGCAGCGAACGGTTGCAGGGCTGCCGCGACCTGGATCGCCTGTTCGACGAGACCCTGCGCTGCCTGGACGAGAAATTCGGCATCGACCACGCGATGCTGCTGATGCTCGACGCGCCCGGCGCCTCGCTGTACACGGTGGCCAGCCACGGCTACACCGATTCCGGCATTGGTTCGGAGATCGCGATGGGCGAAGGTGTCATCGGTGTCGCGGCGCGCATGCGCACACCGATCCGCATCGGCCACATGACCACCGAATACGGCTACGGCCGGGCAATCCGCGCGCAGCTGGAAGACAGCGCCCGCGCGGGCGAACTGGCCGAGCAGATCCCGCTGCCTGGCCTGCCCGGCTCGCGCAGCCAGCTGGCCGTGCCGATCAGCGCCGGCGAACGGACGCTGGGCGTGCTGTACGTGGAAAGCGACCAGGACCTGCGCTTTACCTACGACGACGAAGATGCGCTGGTGGCGCTGGCCGCCCAGTTCGGGCTGGCGATGACGGTGCTGCAGGGCGCCGCGCCCGAACCGGCCGCCGTCGCGGCGCCGGCGCAATTGCCGGTGACGGCGGGCGAGCCCCTCGTCATCCGCCATTTCAGCGCCACCGATTCGGTTTTCTTCGGCGACGACTACCTGATCAAGGGCGTTGCCGGCCGCGTGCTGTGGAGCCTGGTGCAGGATTACGTGCAGCGGGGCCGCAGCGCCTTCACCAACCGCGAGTTGCGGCTCGACCCGCGCATCCGGCTGCCGGACGTCAACGACAACCTGGAAGCGCGCCTGGTACTGCTGGCGCGGCGGCTGGCCGAGCGGAATTGCCCGGTCAGGATCGAGAAGACGGGGCGGGGGACGTTCCGGCTGGCCGTGCAACGGCCGCTGGCGCTGGTGGCGGTGGGCTGA
- a CDS encoding hemerythrin domain-containing protein: protein MNDLHASRYNIYNDIHKTLRLFMSDTLHRAARMDAGDDADVAAGLAQVRELLAVLEGHLRHEGEFVHAAMEARCPGSSACTENEHVEHRAAIDGLLTLCASVEVTEGHVRAARIGHLQRALSVFVGENFIHMNEEETDNNAVLWQHYTDEELVGIEHAIVATIPPAENALLMQWMLPALNPAERANLLRGMRAHAPAAVFDGVFGMAQQILDERDGKKLALALAA from the coding sequence ATGAACGACCTGCACGCCAGCCGCTACAACATCTACAACGACATCCATAAAACCCTGCGCCTCTTCATGAGCGACACCCTGCACCGCGCGGCCCGCATGGATGCCGGCGACGACGCCGACGTGGCGGCCGGCCTGGCCCAGGTGCGCGAACTGCTGGCCGTGCTGGAGGGTCATTTGCGCCATGAAGGCGAATTCGTGCACGCGGCGATGGAAGCACGCTGCCCCGGATCGAGTGCCTGCACCGAGAACGAACACGTGGAACACCGCGCCGCGATCGACGGCCTGCTCACGCTGTGCGCCAGCGTGGAAGTCACCGAAGGCCACGTGCGCGCGGCCCGGATCGGCCACCTGCAGCGCGCGCTGTCGGTGTTCGTCGGCGAGAATTTCATCCACATGAACGAGGAAGAAACGGACAACAACGCGGTGCTGTGGCAGCACTACACGGATGAGGAACTGGTGGGCATCGAGCACGCCATCGTGGCGACCATCCCGCCCGCGGAAAACGCGCTGCTGATGCAATGGATGCTGCCTGCGCTGAACCCCGCCGAGCGCGCGAACCTGCTGCGCGGCATGCGCGCCCACGCACCGGCAGCGGTGTTCGACGGCGTCTTCGGCATGGCGCAGCAAATACTCGACGAGCGCGATGGAAAGAAACTGGCGCTCGCCCTGGCCGCCTGA
- a CDS encoding mechanosensitive ion channel family protein, whose protein sequence is MRYVLLGNPIQEWATALAVAFAAAVLMILARTFLIHRLGAVAERTETRVDDWLLRMMRNTYSLFIVILALYLGSLMLEFSKKHEVSLWRIAVTAMLLQAAIWADTGVRVWRRRYRQAALGGTDSTAGVASTAIIDFILRMIVWVVFMLMILDNLGFNITTLVASLGIGGIAVALAVQNILGDLLASLSIVLDKPFVVGDFVIVGEYLGTVEYIGLKTTRLRGLGGDQVIFSNGDMLKSRIANQTRMFSRRAAFIIRVRYGTSPDKLAAVPQMVKEIIEGQEETASFERAHLRNLGEWAIEYEVVYWIKTADYFVFMDTNQAVLLGVIRGLAERGIDIAFPTQLNLRAAEVYSGQPPPLHSPVSGTGAGA, encoded by the coding sequence ATGCGTTACGTTTTGTTGGGCAATCCGATCCAGGAATGGGCAACCGCGCTCGCCGTGGCGTTCGCGGCGGCGGTGTTGATGATCCTGGCGCGGACCTTCCTGATACACCGCCTCGGCGCCGTGGCCGAGCGCACCGAAACACGGGTCGACGACTGGCTGCTGCGCATGATGCGCAACACCTACAGCCTGTTCATCGTGATCCTGGCGCTGTATCTGGGCTCGCTGATGCTGGAATTCTCCAAGAAGCATGAGGTGTCGCTGTGGCGCATCGCCGTCACGGCAATGCTGCTCCAGGCCGCGATCTGGGCCGACACCGGCGTGCGCGTCTGGCGGCGCCGCTACCGCCAGGCCGCACTTGGCGGCACCGACAGCACGGCCGGCGTGGCCTCCACGGCGATCATCGACTTCATCCTGCGCATGATCGTCTGGGTGGTGTTCATGCTGATGATCCTGGATAACCTGGGCTTCAACATCACCACGCTGGTGGCCAGCCTGGGGATCGGCGGGATCGCCGTGGCGCTGGCCGTGCAGAACATCCTGGGCGACCTGCTGGCCTCGCTGTCGATCGTGCTGGACAAGCCCTTCGTCGTCGGTGACTTCGTCATCGTCGGCGAATACCTCGGCACCGTCGAATACATCGGCCTGAAGACGACGCGGCTGCGCGGCCTGGGCGGCGACCAGGTGATTTTCTCCAACGGCGACATGCTGAAGTCGCGCATCGCCAACCAGACCCGCATGTTCTCGCGCCGCGCCGCATTCATCATCCGGGTGCGCTACGGCACCTCGCCGGACAAGCTGGCCGCCGTGCCGCAGATGGTGAAGGAAATCATCGAAGGGCAGGAGGAAACCGCCTCGTTCGAGCGGGCCCACCTGCGCAACCTGGGCGAATGGGCCATCGAATACGAGGTCGTCTACTGGATCAAGACGGCCGATTATTTCGTGTTCATGGATACCAACCAGGCCGTGCTGCTCGGCGTGATCCGCGGCCTGGCGGAGCGCGGCATCGACATCGCCTTCCCTACCCAGCTGAACCTGCGGGCCGCGGAAGTTTACAGCGGGCAGCCACCTCCTCTACACTCGCCTGTTTCAGGGACTGGAGCGGGCGCATGA
- a CDS encoding YoaK family protein, protein MPINYARRLTGRQREAGGNRQLGMVLAFVAGAANAGGYIAVHQYTSHMTGIVSAMADDVAGGAFGLAAAGLGALVAFVAGAACCALIVNYARRRALHSVYALPLLLEAVLLLSFGVLGTWLASIEVLIVPATVTLLCFMMGLQNAVVTKLSNAEIRTTHITGVMTDIGIELGKALYPNRDGAAAPVAANRVRLRLLAMLALCFFVGGIAGAVGFTRLGYAATVPLAMMLVALAIVPVVDDLRQPRMP, encoded by the coding sequence ATGCCCATCAATTATGCCCGCCGCCTGACGGGCCGCCAGCGCGAAGCCGGCGGCAACCGGCAGCTCGGCATGGTGCTCGCGTTCGTGGCCGGCGCCGCCAATGCCGGCGGCTACATCGCCGTGCACCAGTACACGTCGCACATGACGGGCATCGTGTCGGCCATGGCGGACGATGTCGCCGGCGGTGCCTTCGGCCTCGCCGCCGCCGGACTGGGCGCACTGGTGGCGTTCGTGGCTGGTGCCGCCTGCTGCGCGCTGATCGTGAACTATGCCCGCCGGCGCGCGCTGCACAGCGTGTATGCACTGCCGTTGCTGCTCGAAGCGGTGCTGCTGCTGTCGTTCGGCGTGCTGGGCACGTGGCTGGCCTCCATCGAGGTGCTGATCGTGCCCGCCACCGTCACGCTGCTTTGCTTCATGATGGGCTTGCAGAATGCCGTGGTCACCAAGCTGTCGAACGCGGAAATCCGCACCACGCACATCACCGGGGTGATGACCGATATCGGTATCGAACTGGGCAAGGCGCTGTATCCGAACCGCGATGGCGCGGCAGCCCCCGTGGCGGCCAACCGGGTGCGCCTGCGGCTGCTCGCCATGCTGGCGCTGTGCTTCTTCGTCGGCGGGATCGCCGGGGCGGTGGGCTTCACGCGGCTCGGCTATGCCGCCACGGTGCCGCTGGCGATGATGCTGGTGGCGCTGGCGATCGTGCCCGTGGTGGACGACCTGCGCCAGCCGCGCATGCCCTAG
- a CDS encoding hybrid sensor histidine kinase/response regulator → MSENSASSSSLPVPAPAPSPTKPALPDFQQRYELLVASISDYAIYMLDSEGYVSSWNAGAERFKGYKAHEIMGQHFSRFYTEEDRAVGLPERALNAARHEGRFEGEGWRVRNDGTRFWASVVIDPIRNADGVLVGFAKITRDITDRRAAQEALRQSEQHFRLLVQGVTDYAIYMLSPQGEITNWNVGAERIKGYTQEEVLGSHFSRFFTDEDRAAGVPQRALETAAREGRFESEGWRVRRDGTRFFAHAVLDAIHDEHGTLIGFAKITRDVTEQRATAESLEQTRNALFQAQKMEAIGQLTGGVAHDFNNLLAVLSSGVDILHAQNPGAITLRVLDSMRRAIDRGALLTQQLLSFARQQPLSTALHQANALIGSFEQVLRRASGPQVSFVFDLAPRLACIEVDEARFEATLLNLVVNARDAMPGGGTLALETRNVRLRENEVGTLPAGEYVRVTVRDSGTGMTPEVVQRAFEPFFTTKPVGKGTGLGLSQVYGFITQSGGEVQIRTELGKGTTISLFLPAHENAGGEEAEKQGHAERVLIVEDDQLVMAVACDLFETMGYQVQTAPDGVTALRLLEQHGVDMGVDVLFTDLMMPNGMTGLELARTVRERWPRVKIIIASGYPQQAMQGDPADLHEFDFVGKPYRLADLARHLRAPG, encoded by the coding sequence ATGAGCGAAAACTCCGCCAGCAGTTCGTCGCTGCCCGTGCCTGCGCCCGCACCTTCGCCCACCAAGCCGGCCCTGCCCGATTTCCAGCAGCGCTACGAACTGCTGGTGGCCAGCATCAGCGATTACGCGATCTACATGCTGGATTCGGAAGGGTATGTCAGCAGCTGGAACGCCGGCGCCGAGCGTTTCAAAGGCTACAAGGCGCATGAAATCATGGGGCAGCACTTCTCCCGTTTCTATACGGAAGAAGACCGTGCCGTCGGCCTGCCCGAACGGGCGCTGAACGCGGCGCGCCATGAAGGCCGCTTCGAAGGCGAAGGCTGGCGCGTGCGCAACGATGGCACGCGCTTCTGGGCCAGCGTCGTCATCGACCCGATCCGCAATGCCGACGGCGTGCTGGTCGGCTTCGCCAAGATCACGCGCGACATCACCGACCGCCGCGCCGCGCAGGAAGCGCTGCGCCAGAGCGAGCAGCACTTCCGCCTGCTCGTGCAGGGCGTGACGGACTACGCGATCTACATGCTGTCGCCGCAGGGCGAGATCACCAACTGGAACGTGGGCGCGGAACGCATCAAGGGCTATACCCAGGAAGAGGTGCTGGGCAGCCATTTCAGCCGCTTCTTCACCGACGAGGACCGAGCCGCCGGCGTGCCGCAGCGGGCCCTGGAAACGGCGGCGCGCGAAGGCCGCTTCGAAAGCGAGGGCTGGCGCGTGCGCCGCGACGGCACCCGCTTCTTCGCCCATGCCGTGCTGGACGCGATCCATGACGAGCATGGCACGCTGATCGGTTTCGCCAAGATCACGCGCGACGTGACCGAGCAGCGTGCCACGGCCGAATCGCTGGAGCAGACCCGCAATGCGCTGTTCCAGGCGCAGAAGATGGAAGCGATCGGCCAGCTCACCGGCGGCGTCGCGCATGATTTCAACAACCTGCTGGCCGTGCTGTCGTCCGGGGTCGACATCCTGCATGCCCAGAACCCCGGCGCGATCACGCTGCGGGTGCTGGACAGCATGCGCCGGGCCATCGACCGCGGCGCGCTGCTGACGCAGCAATTGCTGTCGTTCGCGCGCCAGCAGCCGCTTTCCACCGCGCTGCACCAGGCCAATGCGCTGATCGGCAGCTTCGAGCAGGTGCTGCGCCGCGCCAGCGGTCCGCAGGTATCGTTCGTGTTCGACCTGGCACCGCGGCTGGCCTGCATCGAAGTCGACGAAGCCCGCTTCGAGGCCACGCTGCTGAACCTCGTCGTCAACGCGCGCGATGCGATGCCGGGCGGTGGCACGCTGGCGCTGGAAACCCGCAACGTGCGCCTGCGCGAGAACGAGGTAGGCACGCTGCCGGCCGGCGAATACGTGCGGGTGACGGTGCGCGACAGCGGCACCGGCATGACGCCGGAAGTGGTGCAGCGCGCCTTCGAACCCTTCTTCACCACCAAGCCGGTCGGCAAGGGCACCGGCCTGGGGCTGTCGCAGGTGTACGGATTCATTACCCAGTCCGGCGGCGAAGTCCAGATCCGCACCGAACTGGGCAAGGGCACCACGATCAGCCTGTTCCTGCCGGCCCACGAGAATGCGGGCGGGGAGGAGGCGGAAAAGCAGGGGCATGCCGAGCGCGTGCTGATCGTCGAGGACGACCAGCTGGTGATGGCGGTTGCCTGTGACCTGTTTGAAACGATGGGCTACCAGGTGCAGACCGCGCCGGATGGCGTGACCGCGCTGCGCCTGCTGGAGCAGCACGGCGTGGACATGGGCGTGGACGTGCTGTTCACCGACCTGATGATGCCGAACGGGATGACCGGGCTGGAGCTGGCGCGCACGGTGCGCGAGCGCTGGCCGCGCGTCAAGATCATCATCGCCTCCGGCTATCCGCAGCAGGCCATGCAGGGCGATCCGGCGGACCTGCACGAGTTCGACTTTGTCGGCAAGCCTTACCGGCTGGCCGACCTGGCGCGGCACTTGCGCGCGCCTGGTTGA
- a CDS encoding family 1 glycosylhydrolase, producing the protein MKKDDAIQTRAIELWGGLEGTVNRVRDQYFSQMDQNGHGQRISDLDRFAALGITAIRYPVLWELTAPDGVERADWTWADERLPALRDLGVNPIVGLVHHGSGPRHTSLVDPEFGPKLAEFAGAVARRFPWVEYYTPVNEPCTTARFAGLYGVWYPHGRDDLTFLQALINQCKGVVLSMRAIREVNPNAKLVQTDDLGKTYSTPEMAEWADFYNERRWLAWDLLCGMVDEDHELWKYFLKSGIPAEDVLWFRDNPCPPDVMGLNYYITSERWLDHRGERYPAQYVGPHGFADIETARALATPTPGIGPLLEETWERYGLPMAVTEAHIDANREDQLRWLHEVWNAAHDVRRKGADLRAVTVWSLLGSYDWNCLVTECRGYYENGAYDLRSPEPRPTALARLMRELSSGRTPSSPVLQGLGWWRRPGRFLCPPVATSATVAALPAERNLANRPVQPILISGATGTLGSAFARICEERNLAFKVLTRQEMDIADPASVDAAIRQHRPWAIINAGGYVRVHDAEKESDRCLRENAHGPVVLANACARHEIRLLSFSSDLVFDGSKGSAYVESDPVAPLNVYGQSKAEAERRVLAVNPDVLMVRTSAFFGPWDQHNFVTLALQALQEGRAFTAASDLVVSPTYVPDLVQTCLDLLIDNESGIWHLSNGEAVSWADLARRVCSLAGLDEALVDAQPATALEGQAPQPRYSALGSERGNLMPTLDDALQRYLKAVEEVRRQGDTHVGAAQAAHYGSS; encoded by the coding sequence ATGAAAAAAGATGACGCAATCCAAACCCGGGCGATCGAGCTTTGGGGCGGACTGGAAGGTACGGTCAACCGCGTGCGCGATCAATATTTCAGCCAGATGGATCAGAACGGGCACGGCCAGCGGATCAGCGACCTGGACCGCTTCGCGGCACTGGGCATCACCGCCATCCGCTATCCGGTTTTGTGGGAACTTACCGCCCCCGACGGGGTCGAGCGGGCCGACTGGACATGGGCCGACGAGCGCCTGCCGGCCCTCCGCGACCTGGGCGTCAACCCCATCGTGGGCCTCGTGCACCATGGCAGCGGGCCCCGCCACACCAGCCTCGTCGATCCCGAGTTCGGCCCCAAGCTGGCTGAATTCGCCGGCGCCGTGGCGCGCCGCTTCCCCTGGGTCGAGTACTACACCCCCGTCAACGAACCCTGCACCACGGCGCGCTTTGCCGGCCTGTACGGCGTGTGGTATCCGCACGGCCGGGACGACCTCACCTTCCTGCAGGCGCTGATCAACCAGTGCAAGGGCGTGGTGCTGTCGATGCGGGCGATCCGCGAGGTCAACCCGAACGCCAAGCTGGTGCAGACGGACGACCTGGGCAAGACCTACAGCACGCCCGAGATGGCCGAATGGGCCGACTTCTATAACGAACGGCGCTGGCTGGCCTGGGACCTGCTGTGCGGCATGGTGGACGAAGACCACGAGCTGTGGAAATACTTCCTGAAGAGCGGCATCCCCGCCGAGGACGTGCTGTGGTTCCGCGACAACCCGTGCCCGCCGGACGTGATGGGCCTGAACTACTACATCACCAGCGAGCGCTGGCTCGATCACCGCGGCGAGCGCTACCCGGCGCAGTACGTGGGGCCGCACGGTTTCGCCGACATCGAAACGGCCCGCGCGCTGGCCACGCCCACGCCGGGTATCGGCCCGCTGCTGGAAGAAACCTGGGAGCGCTATGGCCTGCCGATGGCGGTGACCGAAGCGCACATCGACGCCAACCGCGAAGACCAGCTGCGCTGGCTGCACGAGGTCTGGAATGCCGCGCACGACGTACGCCGCAAGGGCGCCGACCTGCGCGCCGTCACCGTGTGGTCGCTGCTCGGTTCCTACGACTGGAATTGCCTGGTCACGGAATGCCGCGGCTATTACGAGAATGGCGCCTACGACCTGCGCTCGCCCGAGCCGCGCCCCACGGCGCTGGCGCGGCTGATGCGTGAACTGTCGAGCGGGCGCACGCCCTCCTCGCCGGTGCTGCAGGGCCTGGGCTGGTGGCGCCGGCCGGGCCGGTTCCTGTGCCCGCCGGTGGCCACCAGTGCCACCGTGGCGGCCCTGCCCGCGGAACGCAACCTGGCCAACCGCCCCGTGCAGCCGATCCTGATCAGCGGCGCCACCGGCACGCTGGGCAGCGCGTTCGCGCGCATCTGCGAAGAGCGCAACCTGGCCTTCAAGGTGCTCACGCGGCAAGAGATGGATATCGCCGATCCGGCCTCGGTCGACGCGGCGATCCGGCAGCACCGGCCCTGGGCGATCATCAACGCCGGCGGCTACGTGCGGGTGCACGACGCCGAGAAGGAATCGGACCGCTGCCTGCGCGAGAACGCCCACGGGCCGGTGGTGCTGGCCAATGCCTGCGCACGCCACGAGATCCGGCTGCTGAGCTTCTCCAGCGACCTGGTGTTCGACGGCTCGAAAGGCAGCGCCTACGTGGAAAGCGATCCGGTCGCGCCGCTGAACGTGTATGGCCAGAGCAAGGCCGAAGCGGAGCGCCGCGTGCTGGCGGTCAACCCCGATGTGCTGATGGTGCGCACCAGTGCCTTCTTCGGCCCGTGGGACCAGCACAACTTCGTCACGCTGGCCCTGCAAGCCTTGCAGGAAGGCCGTGCCTTCACGGCGGCCAGCGACCTGGTGGTGTCGCCGACCTACGTGCCGGACCTGGTGCAGACGTGCCTGGACCTGCTGATCGACAACGAGTCCGGCATCTGGCACCTGTCGAATGGCGAAGCGGTATCGTGGGCCGACCTGGCACGGCGTGTCTGCTCGCTGGCAGGCCTGGACGAAGCGCTGGTCGACGCGCAACCGGCCACCGCGCTGGAAGGCCAGGCGCCGCAGCCGCGCTATTCGGCGCTGGGCAGTGAACGGGGCAACCTGATGCCCACGCTGGACGACGCGCTGCAACGCTACCTGAAGGCGGTGGAAGAAGTGCGCCGCCAGGGCGATACGCACGTGGGCGCCGCCCAGGCCGCGCATTACGGCAGCAGCTGA